From one Gemella morbillorum genomic stretch:
- a CDS encoding ROK family protein — protein sequence MYLGIDIGGTSIKFAVFDDNYKIIHYETCKTPDNVTVKITDEMFRIASKIRESYNFNAAGISAAGVIDNIHMEVIRAAPTIKNYVGTNFKKDFGDRLGVDVYVDNDVNCALLGEQWLGGAKGLDEVFCMALGTGIGGAYYLNSLPFGSNFGVGEIGQSVYDVETDTTYEQRASTIALDRKIKAEMYDGLSVIEFFDLCKREDTNALKILNEWLYEVARGIVNLLCILDPKYIIIGGAVSAQGDYLLNKLEAKVRELHPIKINKTKFLAAALGNDAALYGAISPFVKK from the coding sequence ATGTATTTAGGAATAGATATTGGTGGAACAAGTATTAAATTTGCTGTTTTTGATGATAATTACAAAATTATCCATTACGAAACTTGTAAAACACCTGATAATGTAACAGTAAAAATCACTGACGAAATGTTTAGAATCGCTAGCAAAATCCGTGAAAGCTATAACTTCAACGCAGCTGGAATCTCAGCCGCTGGGGTAATCGATAATATACACATGGAAGTTATTCGTGCCGCTCCAACTATTAAAAACTATGTAGGTACAAACTTCAAAAAAGATTTCGGAGATCGACTAGGAGTAGATGTTTATGTTGATAACGACGTAAACTGCGCGCTTCTTGGTGAGCAATGGTTAGGTGGAGCAAAAGGTCTTGATGAAGTATTTTGTATGGCATTAGGAACAGGTATCGGTGGAGCTTACTACTTAAACAGCTTACCATTCGGTTCTAACTTCGGTGTTGGAGAAATCGGGCAATCTGTATATGATGTTGAAACTGATACAACATATGAACAACGTGCGTCTACTATCGCGCTTGACCGCAAAATTAAAGCCGAAATGTACGACGGTCTTAGCGTTATCGAATTTTTCGATCTTTGTAAACGTGAAGACACTAACGCCCTAAAAATTCTTAATGAGTGGTTATACGAAGTAGCTCGTGGTATTGTTAATCTTCTTTGTATTTTAGATCCAAAATATATTATCATCGGTGGTGCGGTTTCTGCTCAAGGAGATTATCTTCTTAACAAACTTGAAGCAAAAGTAAGAGAACTACACCCGATAAAAATTAACAAAACTAAATTCTTAGCTGCTGCACTTGGAAACGACGCAGCTCTATACGGTGCTATAAGCCCATTTGTTAAAAAATAA
- a CDS encoding GntR family transcriptional regulator yields the protein MKKYEKIINDIILKIQTGMFKEGEQLYTEKEIKEIYNVSSTTAVRVLNELETAGYIFRIQGKGSFVNKTLVNKKVYVTENNNFHKHFKESVSEHSDVIEAEIIQDKELCAKLKIKNQKLLKVVRIKYIGNVSWAHQTNYIPLKYLPDINIADIDGFKELATMIRKKYRIDIHQEKSKKYMKVVVDPPKKVADFIAKEGEPCFEFDRYTYFSDGNIFEYVKIYINYKYYSLTIKD from the coding sequence TTGAAAAAATACGAAAAGATTATTAATGACATTATTTTAAAAATACAAACTGGTATGTTTAAAGAGGGAGAACAACTTTATACAGAAAAAGAAATCAAAGAAATTTACAACGTAAGTAGTACGACTGCTGTGCGAGTTCTGAATGAGTTGGAAACTGCAGGATATATTTTTAGAATCCAAGGTAAAGGAAGTTTTGTTAATAAAACATTAGTTAATAAAAAAGTCTACGTGACAGAAAACAACAACTTCCACAAACACTTTAAAGAATCTGTTTCTGAACATTCTGACGTTATAGAAGCGGAAATTATTCAGGATAAAGAACTTTGTGCGAAATTAAAAATTAAAAATCAAAAATTACTGAAAGTTGTACGTATCAAATATATCGGAAATGTTAGTTGGGCTCATCAAACTAACTATATTCCACTTAAATATTTACCAGATATCAATATAGCTGATATAGATGGATTCAAAGAATTGGCAACAATGATTAGAAAAAAATATCGTATCGATATTCACCAAGAAAAATCTAAAAAATACATGAAAGTTGTAGTTGATCCACCGAAAAAAGTTGCTGACTTCATCGCAAAAGAAGGTGAGCCTTGTTTCGAGTTCGACAGATATACTTATTTTTCTGACGGAAATATCTTTGAATATGTGAAAATTTATATAAACTATAAATACTACAGCTTAACAATTAAAGATTAA
- a CDS encoding transposase family protein: MPNYNKYHKITLQITDENINILDKINQVKINNQIYLIYYGVLSHSPKTCPHCNQNSPCLIRKNGHRRVKLKMPFISDKPVILFLDKQRFICKVRNKSFATQTTEVRKYSNTSKNLRAGIYN; this comes from the coding sequence ATGCCTAATTATAACAAATATCATAAAATAACTCTACAAATAACCGATGAAAATATAAATATTCTAGATAAAATAAATCAAGTAAAAATTAATAACCAAATATATCTTATTTATTATGGTGTACTGTCACATTCTCCTAAAACTTGTCCTCATTGTAATCAAAATTCTCCCTGCCTTATAAGAAAAAATGGTCATAGAAGAGTAAAGCTTAAAATGCCTTTTATCTCTGATAAACCTGTCATTCTTTTCCTAGATAAGCAACGTTTTATATGTAAAGTCCGTAATAAGTCCTTTGCAACTCAGACTACCGAAGTTAGAAAATATTCTAATACTTCTAAAAATTTAAGAGCTGGTATATATAATTAA
- a CDS encoding transposase has protein sequence MKQIAKSYAISTNTVWRVQCELSKTLDRPTSLPAYMCFDELSSTSDSVSNMSFVYSDALNHQIQNILQGRTNNIIKNYFLYYSYKERCDVKAIVIDMNSGYKCLIRELFPNAKIIVDRFHIVQLVNRAFNKYRISYMNSIKDKDKDLYRQLKYYWKNLLMKYDDLDNST, from the coding sequence ATGAAACAAATAGCCAAATCCTACGCTATCTCTACTAATACTGTATGGAGAGTACAATGTGAACTCTCTAAAACTCTGGATAGACCTACATCATTACCTGCATACATGTGCTTTGATGAGCTTTCATCTACTTCTGATAGTGTGAGTAATATGAGTTTTGTCTATTCTGATGCATTGAACCATCAAATACAAAACATACTTCAAGGTAGAACAAATAATATTATAAAAAATTACTTTTTGTACTATTCTTACAAAGAACGTTGTGATGTTAAAGCTATAGTCATTGATATGAATTCAGGTTATAAGTGTCTTATTAGGGAACTTTTCCCTAACGCTAAAATCATTGTCGATAGATTCCATATTGTTCAACTAGTTAATAGAGCTTTTAATAAATATAGAATATCATACATGAATAGCATTAAAGATAAAGATAAAGACTTATACAGGCAATTAAAATACTATTGGAAAAATCTTCTTATGAAATACGATGATCTAGATAACTCTACTTAG
- a CDS encoding transposase, protein MNYLIKQDSALYKCYWLVQELREALEKDDFNKFNTLVNDKSTLPGYMFTAIKTLRKYKRQIKNTMYYNGLSNGPLEGINNKIKVIKRISYGYRSFCNFRGKILLVFSLFSSSNTDKKPRYSKEERLAILDKRKELKVKRKNKKKAILFSIA, encoded by the coding sequence GTGAACTATTTGATTAAACAAGATTCTGCACTTTATAAATGTTATTGGCTTGTTCAAGAGCTTAGAGAAGCTCTTGAAAAAGATGATTTTAATAAGTTTAATACTTTGGTTAATGATAAATCTACTTTACCTGGATATATGTTTACGGCTATTAAAACTCTTAGAAAATATAAAAGACAGATTAAAAATACTATGTATTATAATGGATTATCAAATGGCCCTTTGGAGGGGATTAATAATAAGATTAAAGTTATTAAACGTATTTCTTATGGATATAGATCTTTTTGTAACTTTAGAGGTAAAATTCTTCTTGTTTTTAGTCTATTTTCTTCTTCTAATACTGATAAAAAACCTAGATATTCTAAAGAAGAACGTTTAGCTATTCTTGATAAAAGGAAAGAATTAAAAGTAAAACGTAAGAATAAGAAAAAAGCTATACTATTTAGCATAGCATAG
- a CDS encoding SHIRT domain-containing protein: MIVDNVELHSNYVKTELLYKQTHEFKSLVPNKDLPKEVIDLTPGAVKGLKNGTVAKPVMPTKTSVVTTDGIWEFKNYDQNQKVVKGADVHFIGYWNFTPHTQPKKEVYTGNTTTNIDGQEVKAGQELTYAITYKNTTGEDRDVTVTDKIPVYTTFVSAEDGGRNENGTVTWNRNVKNGESFTFKFKVKVNGDVNGNKVDNVAKVNNGKNEYTTNETHNPTNPEPKKEVYTGNTTTNIDGQEVKAGQELTYAITYKNTTGEDRDVTVTDKIPAYTTFVSAEDGGRNENGTVTWNRNVKNGESFTFKFKVKVNGDVNGNKVDNVAKVNNGKNEYTTNETHNPTNPEPKKEVYTGNTTTNIDGQEVKAGQELTYAITYKNTTGEDRDVTVTDKIPAYTTFVSAEDGGRNENGTVTWNRNVKNGESFTFKFKVKVNGDVNGNKVDNVAKVNNGKNEYTTNETHNPTNPEPKKEVYTGNTTTNIDGQEVKAGQELTYAITYKNTTGEDRDVTVTDKIPAYTTFVSAEDGGRNENGTVTWNRNVKNGESFTFKFKVKVNGDVNGNKVDNVAKVNNGKNEYTTNETHNPINPEPKKEVYTGNTTTNIDGQEVKAGQELTYAITYKNTTGEDRDVTVTDKIPAYTTFVSAEDGGRNENGTVTWNRNVKNGESFTFKFKVKVNGDVNGNKVDNVAKVNNGKNEYTTNETHNPTNPEPKKEVYTGNTTTNIDGQEVKAGQELTYAITYQNTTGEDRDVTVTDKIPAYTTFVSAEDGGRNENGTVTWNRNVKNGESFTFKFKVKVNDDVNGQRIDNVAKVNNGKNEYTTNETHNPTPPTPPVTPPDNPSVPNEPNNNSPLPNTGLAGIDVTGLGVVLAALGTVLYYRKRKN, encoded by the coding sequence ATGATTGTTGATAATGTGGAATTACATTCGAATTATGTGAAAACGGAGTTATTGTACAAACAAACTCATGAATTTAAGAGCTTAGTTCCTAATAAAGATTTACCAAAAGAAGTAATTGACTTAACGCCAGGGGCAGTAAAAGGACTTAAAAATGGAACAGTAGCAAAACCGGTTATGCCTACAAAAACAAGTGTTGTAACAACAGATGGTATTTGGGAATTTAAAAATTATGACCAAAACCAAAAAGTAGTAAAAGGGGCGGATGTTCACTTTATAGGATATTGGAATTTTACACCACATACACAACCTAAGAAAGAAGTCTATACAGGAAACACAACAACAAATATAGACGGACAAGAAGTAAAAGCGGGACAAGAATTAACATACGCGATTACATACAAAAACACAACAGGTGAAGACAGAGATGTAACTGTAACAGATAAGATACCGGTATATACAACATTTGTATCAGCAGAAGACGGTGGAAGAAACGAAAATGGAACAGTAACATGGAATAGAAATGTTAAAAATGGAGAAAGTTTCACATTCAAATTCAAAGTCAAAGTAAACGGAGATGTGAATGGAAATAAAGTGGATAATGTAGCGAAAGTAAACAACGGTAAAAACGAGTATACAACAAACGAAACGCACAATCCAACAAATCCAGAGCCTAAGAAAGAAGTCTATACAGGAAACACAACAACAAATATAGACGGACAAGAAGTAAAAGCGGGACAAGAATTAACATACGCGATTACATACAAAAACACAACAGGTGAAGACAGAGATGTAACTGTAACAGATAAGATACCGGCATATACAACATTTGTATCAGCAGAAGACGGTGGAAGAAACGAAAATGGAACAGTAACATGGAATAGAAATGTTAAAAATGGAGAAAGTTTCACATTCAAATTCAAAGTCAAAGTAAACGGAGATGTGAATGGAAACAAAGTGGATAATGTAGCGAAAGTAAACAACGGTAAAAACGAGTATACAACAAACGAAACGCACAATCCAACAAATCCAGAGCCTAAGAAAGAAGTCTATACAGGAAACACAACAACAAATATAGACGGACAAGAAGTAAAAGCGGGACAAGAATTAACATACGCGATTACATACAAAAACACAACAGGTGAAGACAGAGATGTAACTGTAACAGATAAGATACCGGCATATACAACATTTGTATCAGCAGAAGACGGTGGAAGAAACGAAAATGGAACAGTAACATGGAATAGAAATGTTAAAAATGGAGAAAGTTTCACATTCAAATTCAAAGTCAAAGTAAACGGAGATGTGAATGGAAACAAAGTGGATAATGTAGCGAAAGTAAACAACGGTAAAAACGAGTATACAACAAACGAAACGCACAATCCAACAAATCCAGAGCCTAAGAAAGAAGTCTATACAGGAAACACAACAACAAATATAGACGGACAAGAAGTAAAAGCGGGACAAGAATTAACATACGCGATTACATACAAAAACACAACAGGTGAAGACAGAGATGTAACTGTAACAGATAAGATACCGGCATATACAACATTTGTATCAGCAGAAGACGGTGGAAGAAACGAAAATGGAACAGTAACATGGAATAGAAATGTTAAAAATGGAGAAAGTTTCACATTCAAATTCAAAGTCAAAGTAAACGGAGATGTGAATGGAAACAAAGTGGATAATGTAGCGAAAGTAAACAACGGTAAAAACGAGTATACAACAAACGAAACGCACAATCCAATAAATCCGGAACCTAAGAAAGAAGTCTATACAGGAAACACAACAACAAATATAGACGGACAAGAAGTAAAAGCGGGACAAGAATTAACATACGCGATTACATACAAAAACACAACAGGTGAAGACAGAGATGTAACTGTAACAGATAAGATACCGGCATATACAACATTTGTATCAGCAGAAGACGGTGGAAGAAACGAAAATGGAACAGTAACATGGAATAGAAATGTTAAAAATGGAGAAAGTTTCACATTCAAATTCAAAGTCAAAGTAAACGGAGATGTGAATGGAAACAAAGTGGATAATGTAGCGAAAGTAAACAACGGTAAAAACGAGTATACAACAAACGAAACGCACAATCCAACAAATCCAGAGCCTAAGAAAGAAGTCTATACAGGAAACACAACAACAAATATAGACGGACAAGAAGTAAAAGCGGGACAAGAATTAACATACGCAATTACATACCAAAACACAACAGGTGAAGACAGAGATGTAACTGTAACAGATAAGATACCGGCATATACAACATTTGTATCAGCAGAAGACGGTGGAAGAAACGAAAATGGAACAGTAACATGGAATAGAAATGTTAAAAACGGAGAAAGTTTCACATTCAAATTCAAAGTCAAAGTAAACGATGACGTTAATGGACAACGAATTGACAATGTAGCGAAAGTAAATAATGGTAAAAATGAGTACACAACAAACGAAACTCATAATCCTACACCACCAACACCACCAGTTACACCACCAGATAATCCTTCTGTACCAAATGAGCCAAATAATAATTCTCCACTACCGAATACAGGATTAGCTGGAATAGATGTTACAGGTTTAGGAGTTGTACTAGCAGCTTTAGGAACAGTGTTGTATTATCGTAAAAGAAAAAATTAA
- a CDS encoding transposase, with protein MRKSLNTSRKYSSYIENTISYPKYTNGYLEDINNKLKLIKQVAFGYRKLKNFKIRVLLY; from the coding sequence ATAAGAAAGTCACTTAATACATCTAGAAAGTATTCTAGTTATATTGAAAATACGATATCATACCCTAAATATACAAATGGTTATTTAGAGGATATCAATAATAAATTAAAATTAATAAAACAAGTAGCGTTCGGTTATAGGAAACTTAAAAACTTTAAAATAAGAGTATTACTATATTAG
- a CDS encoding transposase: MLYPQYNNAKVEANNRTIQKIKNNGRGYKNFYNLRTRLFMRFNYLNNINTVTRQNYKVKKKDLYNNENTQIRAG; the protein is encoded by the coding sequence TTGTTATATCCACAATATAATAATGCTAAAGTAGAAGCAAATAATCGTACTATTCAGAAAATAAAAAATAATGGTCGTGGGTATAAAAATTTTTACAATCTAAGAACACGTTTATTTATGAGATTTAATTATTTAAATAATATTAATACAGTAACAAGACAAAATTATAAAGTTAAGAAAAAGGACTTATATAATAATGAAAATACACAAATAAGGGCAGGTTAA
- a CDS encoding transposase, translating to MMFIKPEKNRLKDFIITSRKYYLDDYFNEYTKVAKNDIQFFVTDMWDSYIVLAKKHFPQAKIIVDRFHLIKLVSTAINAIRNEVQKKYSINSREYKLLYKSRNLLRKNYDKVNRLEFKYKKYRVYIGINTDFEALKECLSYSKDLELMYYLYQDVLNIFNDNDVAAFRKLLNNKEYRTTKRTKSILKNIYKISRVYY from the coding sequence ATGATGTTTATAAAACCGGAGAAAAATAGATTAAAAGACTTTATTATTACAAGTAGAAAGTATTATTTAGATGATTATTTTAATGAATATACCAAAGTAGCTAAAAATGATATACAATTTTTTGTGACTGATATGTGGGATAGTTATATTGTGTTAGCTAAAAAACACTTTCCACAAGCTAAGATAATAGTAGATAGATTTCATTTAATTAAGTTAGTGTCAACAGCGATTAATGCAATTAGAAATGAAGTACAAAAGAAATATAGTATTAATAGCAGAGAATATAAACTACTATACAAATCAAGAAATTTATTAAGAAAAAATTATGATAAAGTAAATAGATTAGAATTCAAGTACAAAAAATATAGGGTATATATAGGAATTAATACAGACTTTGAAGCTTTAAAAGAATGTTTGTCATATTCAAAAGATTTAGAATTAATGTACTATTTGTATCAAGATGTATTAAATATATTTAATGATAATGATGTAGCAGCATTTAGAAAATTGTTAAATAATAAAGAATATAGAACTACCAAAAGAACAAAATCCATATTAAAAAACATATACAAAATATCAAGAGTATATTATTAA
- a CDS encoding PspC domain-containing protein encodes MIESLNRMWNNFLEFLEKKQIYKVYNGAMIAGVCNGLGERFGISVSLLRALFLIASIFSFGSPILLYFLLVIVMPSKPIKQNYKKSSYVEGRAWEK; translated from the coding sequence ATGATAGAGTCATTAAATAGAATGTGGAATAATTTCCTTGAATTTCTAGAAAAAAAACAAATATATAAAGTTTATAATGGTGCAATGATTGCCGGTGTATGCAATGGACTTGGTGAGAGATTCGGAATAAGTGTAAGTTTGTTAAGAGCGTTATTCTTAATTGCAAGTATCTTTTCTTTTGGAAGTCCGATATTACTATATTTTTTATTAGTAATAGTTATGCCAAGTAAACCGATAAAACAAAATTATAAAAAATCAAGCTACGTTGAAGGACGCGCTTGGGAAAAATAA
- a CDS encoding DDE-type integrase/transposase/recombinase, whose protein sequence is MSDISEIYRVRQRAIEYAIKHNNSKAAVKYKTSRQQIKRWRDRYDGTVQSLLPKSRRPKSHPNQHTQEEIELVMKKYRKCGYEELAEVYVKARKEGYSRTYDSMCKITKKIKGNAKEKLKKQHKRKKKVEQAKYPGDRVQIDIKYVPEECIQFGTRDQKYYQITALDEYTRKRVLRIADEKSTYQTAKFLENLEKELGFDIKKVQTDNGKEFTNSESDKKTLFELKLEEKGIEYGTTRPYSPWENGKVERSHRLDSKYYADKKFKSKEELLRSIKKYNTRYNNISRKVLGFKSPNEVLKECKQNH, encoded by the coding sequence ATGAGTGATATATCAGAAATATACCGTGTTCGTCAACGGGCAATTGAGTATGCAATAAAACATAATAATTCAAAGGCAGCAGTGAAGTATAAGACATCACGTCAGCAGATAAAACGTTGGAGAGACAGATACGACGGTACAGTCCAGTCTCTTCTGCCAAAAAGCAGAAGACCTAAGAGCCACCCAAACCAGCACACGCAAGAAGAAATAGAACTGGTTATGAAAAAATACAGGAAATGTGGCTATGAAGAGCTGGCAGAAGTTTATGTCAAAGCAAGAAAGGAAGGCTACAGCCGTACATACGATTCAATGTGCAAGATAACAAAGAAAATAAAGGGCAATGCCAAAGAAAAGCTTAAAAAGCAGCATAAAAGAAAAAAGAAGGTTGAACAGGCTAAGTACCCTGGGGATAGAGTACAGATAGACATAAAATATGTTCCGGAAGAATGCATACAGTTTGGCACACGTGACCAGAAGTATTATCAAATAACGGCATTAGATGAATATACAAGAAAAAGAGTGTTAAGAATAGCAGATGAAAAAAGCACCTATCAGACTGCAAAGTTTCTAGAGAACTTGGAAAAGGAGCTGGGATTTGACATAAAGAAAGTTCAGACAGACAATGGGAAAGAGTTCACAAATTCTGAAAGTGATAAGAAAACGCTGTTTGAGCTGAAACTGGAGGAGAAGGGGATAGAGTATGGGACAACCCGTCCATATTCGCCATGGGAGAATGGAAAAGTGGAAAGAAGCCACAGGCTTGACAGCAAGTACTATGCAGACAAGAAATTTAAAAGCAAGGAAGAACTGTTAAGGTCAATAAAGAAATACAATACAAGATACAACAACATATCAAGAAAAGTACTAGGCTTTAAGAGTCCAAATGAAGTATTAAAAGAGTGCAAGCAAAATCATTAG
- a CDS encoding heavy metal translocating P-type ATPase, producing MAEKNYTVTGMSCASCANAVEKALNKNNDINASVNFATEKLNIEYDEKKYNFDKIREIVESAGYGLVEDMIEDKKMELYQEKIKSLKNRLILAIIFVVPLLYISMGHMLGAVLPEFLNPKVNPLNFALAQFVLTLPIIYAGRDFFLHGFKNLVRKSPTMDSLIAIGATAAVLYGIYATFRIVTVDPEAHMDLYYETAGTIITLILFGKLLEAKTKGQTSSAIKKLIGLQPKKAKIIENGAEKEVLIENLKVGDIVIVKPGEKIAVDGRIVEGATSIDESMLTGESLPVSKKVGDKVVGGSINKNGSIRFEATEIGKNTVLSQIIKLVEEAQGSKAPISRMADIVSAYFVPIVIGIAIITGIAWFLSGSGLVTALSFFIAVLVIACPCALGLATPTSIMVGTGKGAENGILIKSGEALERAHKIKTVVFDKTGTITKGKPVLTDLIAYGKYNENELLKIAASVENDSEHPLAEAIVNKAKEKNIEIKPYEKFRAMPGYGIRAIFEGKEVQIGNRKLMENRKINVEISQKDYDILSNEGKTPMYISIDNELVGLVAVADVIKETSKEAIEKLKKMGIKTIMLTGDNEKTAKFIAKQVGIDDVISEVLPYQKSQKVKELQEKDEFVAMVGDGINDSPALAQANVGIAIGNGTDVAIESADIVLIRNDLRDVAGAISLSKATITNIKENLFWALFYNVLGIPFAAGIFYAFFNGPKLDPMIAAFAMSFSSVSVLGNALRLKFFKVK from the coding sequence ATGGCAGAAAAAAACTATACAGTAACTGGAATGAGCTGTGCATCTTGTGCCAATGCTGTGGAAAAGGCACTTAATAAAAATAATGATATTAATGCTTCAGTTAATTTTGCAACTGAAAAATTGAATATTGAATATGATGAGAAGAAGTACAATTTTGATAAAATTAGGGAAATAGTGGAGTCGGCTGGGTATGGACTGGTTGAGGATATGATAGAAGATAAAAAGATGGAACTTTATCAAGAGAAAATAAAAAGCTTGAAAAATCGATTAATTTTGGCAATTATTTTTGTTGTTCCACTTTTGTATATTTCGATGGGGCATATGCTTGGGGCAGTACTTCCTGAATTTTTGAATCCTAAGGTAAATCCGCTTAATTTTGCGTTGGCACAGTTTGTGTTGACTTTGCCTATTATTTATGCTGGGAGAGATTTTTTTTTACATGGATTTAAAAATTTAGTAAGAAAATCTCCAACAATGGATTCATTAATTGCTATTGGGGCAACAGCGGCGGTACTCTATGGAATTTACGCAACTTTTAGAATTGTAACTGTAGACCCTGAAGCACATATGGATTTATATTATGAGACGGCTGGTACAATTATTACGTTAATCTTGTTTGGAAAACTGCTGGAGGCAAAAACAAAAGGTCAAACTTCATCGGCAATAAAAAAACTTATCGGACTTCAACCTAAAAAGGCTAAAATTATTGAAAATGGAGCGGAAAAGGAGGTTCTGATTGAAAACTTGAAAGTTGGAGATATTGTTATTGTGAAGCCGGGAGAAAAAATTGCGGTGGATGGAAGGATTGTGGAAGGGGCGACTTCGATTGATGAGTCAATGTTGACAGGAGAAAGTTTGCCAGTAAGCAAAAAAGTTGGAGATAAGGTTGTTGGAGGAAGTATAAATAAAAATGGAAGTATCAGATTTGAGGCGACTGAAATTGGTAAAAATACAGTTTTGTCACAAATTATAAAGCTGGTTGAGGAGGCACAGGGGTCAAAGGCTCCTATTTCTAGAATGGCAGATATTGTGTCGGCGTATTTTGTGCCAATTGTTATTGGGATTGCGATAATTACAGGGATTGCTTGGTTTCTAAGTGGAAGTGGATTGGTTACTGCATTGTCGTTTTTTATCGCTGTACTTGTAATTGCGTGTCCGTGTGCATTGGGACTTGCAACACCTACATCAATAATGGTTGGAACTGGAAAAGGGGCTGAGAACGGTATTCTTATAAAAAGCGGGGAAGCCCTTGAAAGAGCACATAAAATTAAAACTGTTGTCTTTGACAAGACTGGTACGATTACGAAAGGAAAGCCTGTACTGACTGATTTGATTGCTTATGGGAAATATAATGAAAATGAATTGTTAAAAATCGCTGCAAGTGTGGAAAATGATTCAGAGCATCCATTGGCAGAAGCAATCGTAAACAAGGCAAAAGAGAAAAATATTGAAATTAAGCCGTATGAAAAATTTAGGGCAATGCCAGGTTACGGTATTCGTGCAATATTTGAAGGCAAGGAAGTTCAAATTGGAAATAGAAAATTGATGGAAAATCGAAAAATCAATGTGGAAATTTCTCAAAAAGATTATGATATTTTGTCGAATGAAGGAAAAACGCCAATGTACATTTCGATTGATAACGAATTGGTGGGACTTGTTGCAGTTGCAGACGTTATCAAGGAAACAAGCAAGGAAGCTATAGAAAAACTGAAAAAAATGGGAATCAAGACAATAATGTTAACTGGAGATAACGAAAAAACTGCCAAATTTATCGCAAAACAAGTGGGAATAGATGATGTAATTTCAGAAGTGCTGCCTTATCAGAAATCTCAAAAAGTAAAGGAACTTCAGGAAAAAGATGAATTTGTTGCAATGGTTGGAGACGGAATTAACGATTCACCAGCACTGGCTCAGGCAAACGTTGGAATTGCGATAGGAAATGGAACAGATGTTGCGATAGAATCAGCTGATATTGTCTTAATTAGAAACGATTTGAGAGATGTTGCGGGTGCAATATCATTAAGTAAAGCGACAATCACAAATATAAAGGAAAATCTATTTTGGGCATTATTTTATAACGTACTTGGAATACCATTTGCCGCTGGAATATTTTATGCATTTTTCAATGGACCAAAATTGGATCCGATGATAGCGGCTTTTGCAATGTCATTTAGTTCAGTATCAGTTTTGGGGAATGCTTTAAGATTGAAATTTTTTAAAGTTAAATAG
- a CDS encoding CopY/TcrY family copper transport repressor, whose translation MKENCRIDKKQHITDAEWEVMRVVWANSEVTSKFVAEVLCEKMNWKQATIKALLNRLLEKNILKKREIGNKYIYSTDFTEKEVANSYILETFDKICKTKVGEMIGKVIENSELSFDDLDLILKAVEKKRKTAVKEVLCDCVEGQCNCEHSGHKHI comes from the coding sequence GTGAAAGAAAATTGCAGAATCGATAAAAAACAGCATATAACCGATGCAGAATGGGAAGTAATGCGAGTTGTGTGGGCAAATAGCGAAGTTACGAGCAAGTTTGTGGCAGAGGTGCTTTGTGAGAAAATGAACTGGAAACAGGCTACAATAAAGGCGCTATTGAATCGGCTGCTGGAAAAGAATATTTTGAAAAAGAGGGAAATTGGGAACAAGTATATTTATTCGACAGATTTTACAGAAAAGGAAGTTGCTAACAGTTATATATTAGAAACTTTTGATAAAATTTGTAAAACGAAAGTTGGAGAAATGATAGGAAAAGTTATTGAGAACAGTGAACTGAGTTTTGATGATTTGGATTTGATTTTAAAGGCTGTTGAGAAAAAGAGGAAAACGGCTGTGAAAGAAGTTTTGTGTGATTGTGTGGAGGGGCAGTGTAATTGCGAACATAGCGGACATAAGCATATTTAA